The following are encoded together in the Acidobacteriota bacterium genome:
- a CDS encoding alanine:cation symporter family protein, with product MTWLERVSGTISGMVNGVLGPIAEFLEEYVWEWPSLFPLLIALLLGAGLYVTLRLAFIQVRGFRHALDITRGAYDNPDDTGDLNHFRALTTALSATVGIGNIAGVAIAIRLGGPGALLWMWVTAFFGMALKYAECTLALKHRKVHADGSISGGPMYYIEKGMGKNWKWMAMFFAACAAISSFGGGCMNQSNTLATQIESDFGLPTIWSAIIFSALLGAVIIGGIKRIGRVTAILAPGMASLYVAGALVILAMNAAAIPDGLTRIVREAFAPEPLAGGAVGSFMLTLMWGIRRGLFSNEAGQGSAPIAHATAKTDEPVREGLVASLGPFIDTLVICTMTGLVIVMTGVYKDRVEQTLPLSSVEAILIEDAGDNRILNLREERETAGGGTLRVVDGELGDGSLVVLDSIVEVPRFTAASNQPWSGTLLVAADGSVSVAGADAEPTLVGEALLTGAALTAHGFKTGLPGGWGNYLVTIAVILFAVSTGISWSYYGDRAVEYLFGSGAIRIYRWIFIFMFFLGSILPLKAVWTFGDVALGLMSFPNLIALIFLSGSVVTMTRVYFSKEQKRYK from the coding sequence ATGACTTGGCTCGAACGAGTATCCGGGACGATCTCCGGGATGGTAAACGGTGTCCTGGGACCGATCGCGGAGTTCCTCGAGGAGTACGTCTGGGAGTGGCCGTCGTTGTTTCCGCTGCTCATCGCTCTGCTGCTGGGGGCGGGTCTCTACGTCACGCTTCGGCTCGCCTTCATCCAGGTTCGCGGGTTCCGGCATGCGCTCGATATCACTCGTGGCGCCTACGACAACCCCGATGACACCGGCGACCTCAACCACTTCCGGGCCCTGACGACCGCGTTGTCGGCGACGGTCGGCATCGGGAACATCGCCGGAGTGGCAATCGCCATTCGGCTGGGAGGTCCCGGCGCGCTGCTTTGGATGTGGGTCACCGCGTTCTTCGGAATGGCCCTCAAGTATGCCGAGTGCACGCTGGCGCTCAAGCATCGAAAGGTTCATGCGGATGGTTCGATCTCCGGCGGACCGATGTATTACATCGAAAAGGGGATGGGAAAGAACTGGAAGTGGATGGCCATGTTCTTCGCAGCCTGCGCGGCAATCAGTTCGTTCGGCGGCGGCTGCATGAATCAGTCCAACACCCTCGCGACTCAGATCGAGTCCGATTTTGGGCTTCCTACCATCTGGTCCGCGATCATCTTCTCGGCACTGTTGGGTGCGGTCATTATCGGTGGAATCAAGAGGATTGGCCGAGTTACGGCGATTCTGGCGCCTGGGATGGCAAGTCTCTACGTTGCCGGCGCGCTGGTGATTCTGGCGATGAACGCCGCTGCGATTCCGGACGGTCTGACCCGAATCGTCCGCGAGGCGTTCGCTCCCGAGCCTCTGGCCGGTGGAGCGGTTGGTTCCTTCATGTTGACGTTGATGTGGGGCATTCGTCGCGGGCTGTTTAGCAATGAGGCCGGGCAGGGAAGCGCGCCGATCGCCCACGCGACCGCAAAAACCGATGAACCGGTCCGGGAGGGGCTGGTGGCATCCCTCGGACCATTCATCGACACGTTGGTCATCTGTACGATGACCGGTCTCGTCATCGTGATGACCGGCGTCTACAAGGATCGGGTCGAACAGACGCTGCCGCTCTCGTCGGTCGAGGCGATACTCATCGAGGATGCCGGCGACAACCGAATCCTGAACCTGCGCGAGGAGCGTGAGACGGCTGGTGGAGGCACGTTACGAGTGGTCGACGGGGAGCTCGGTGACGGCTCGCTGGTCGTGCTGGACTCGATCGTAGAGGTGCCACGCTTCACGGCAGCTTCAAACCAACCATGGAGCGGAACCCTGCTTGTCGCGGCGGACGGGTCGGTCAGTGTCGCGGGCGCAGACGCAGAGCCGACTCTGGTCGGCGAGGCGCTCCTGACCGGTGCCGCGTTAACGGCGCACGGGTTCAAGACGGGGCTGCCCGGGGGCTGGGGTAACTACCTTGTCACCATCGCGGTGATCCTGTTCGCCGTGTCCACCGGGATCAGTTGGTCTTACTACGGCGACCGAGCCGTCGAGTACCTCTTCGGCAGCGGGGCGATACGTATCTATCGTTGGATTTTCATATTCATGTTTTTCCTCGGCTCGATCCTGCCACTCAAGGCCGTCTGGACGTTCGGCGACGTGGCGCTGGGGTTGATGTCGTTCCCCAACCTGATCGCGCTGATCTTCCTCTCCGGGAGCGTTGTCACCATGACACGCGTCTACTTCAGTAAAGAGCAAAAGCGATACAAGTAG
- a CDS encoding S9 family peptidase, with the protein MQGCNRGSVFLVVVLVSVLGGMAMASEDHPFGISDMLAMDRLGGPQVSPDGSTVVFTRRTTDLEADRGRTDLWRVGTDGSGLARWTADPASDYQARWSAGGDLYFLSSRGGSSQVWKMPAVGGEAQAVTDLPLDVGSFAIVPGATRLIVSMDVFVDCDTLACTVNRLAARESNPASGQSYDQLFVRHWDGWKDGRRSHLFSVRLDDDGASVPADLMRGMDADTPTRPFGGPEDYTVSPDGKAVVFSARDVGVEESWSTDFDLYQVAIDGSHEPTNLTESNPAWDAAPVFSPDGSSLAYLAMARPGFEADRFRVILRDSKTGNTRVLAEDWDRSPGSMAWSRDGKRLLISAANVGQRSLFALNPAGGDPVILIEQGSVHGFGDAGDSGIVYSMSHLSGPAEIYRRDSEGKSSRLTTINDARLALARMGSAEQFAFRGWNDEKVYAYALTPADFDPAKKYPIAFLVHGGPQGSFGNSFHYRWNPQAYAGAGYAVVMVDFHGSTGYGQAFTDSITGDWGGKPLVDLQKGLAAALTRFPWMDGDNVCALGASYGGYMMNWIAGKWSDRFKCLVNHDGVFDTRAMYYETEELWFPEWENGGTPWEVPQNFEEFNPARFVDNWRTPMLVIHGALDYRVPESQGLGAFTALQRRGVPSKLLFYPDENHWVLRPSNSEQWHETVLDWLQRWTRNAETP; encoded by the coding sequence ATGCAAGGTTGCAATCGGGGATCTGTGTTTCTGGTGGTTGTTCTGGTCTCCGTGCTGGGCGGCATGGCGATGGCTTCAGAGGATCACCCGTTCGGCATAAGCGACATGCTTGCGATGGACCGCCTGGGTGGCCCTCAGGTATCCCCCGACGGATCGACGGTCGTGTTCACTCGACGCACGACGGACCTCGAGGCGGACCGCGGTCGGACCGATCTGTGGCGGGTTGGTACGGATGGTAGCGGTCTGGCGCGCTGGACCGCCGACCCGGCCAGCGACTACCAGGCCCGCTGGTCTGCCGGTGGAGACCTCTATTTCCTGTCGTCCCGTGGTGGTTCGTCACAGGTGTGGAAGATGCCAGCTGTGGGCGGTGAAGCGCAGGCGGTTACGGACCTGCCGCTCGATGTCGGCAGTTTTGCGATCGTTCCGGGTGCAACCCGGCTCATCGTCTCCATGGATGTTTTCGTCGATTGCGACACGCTGGCCTGCACGGTCAACCGTCTCGCCGCTCGCGAATCGAATCCTGCCAGCGGGCAATCCTATGACCAGCTGTTTGTACGGCACTGGGACGGGTGGAAGGACGGGCGCCGGTCGCACTTGTTCTCCGTTCGACTGGACGATGACGGGGCATCGGTGCCGGCGGATCTCATGCGTGGCATGGACGCGGACACCCCGACCCGTCCCTTCGGGGGGCCGGAGGATTACACGGTCTCACCCGACGGCAAGGCGGTGGTCTTCTCGGCGCGGGACGTCGGCGTGGAAGAATCCTGGTCCACCGATTTCGATCTTTACCAGGTGGCCATCGACGGCTCACATGAGCCGACAAACCTCACGGAGAGTAATCCCGCCTGGGATGCGGCTCCGGTATTCTCGCCCGATGGCAGTTCGTTGGCCTATCTCGCCATGGCGCGGCCCGGATTCGAAGCGGACCGTTTCCGTGTGATCCTGAGGGATTCGAAGACCGGAAACACTCGGGTCCTCGCCGAGGACTGGGATCGTTCCCCGGGGTCGATGGCGTGGAGTCGCGACGGTAAACGACTGCTGATCTCCGCGGCGAACGTCGGGCAGCGTTCGCTGTTTGCGCTGAACCCCGCGGGGGGAGACCCCGTCATCCTCATCGAACAGGGCTCCGTACACGGGTTCGGGGATGCGGGAGACAGCGGTATCGTCTATTCGATGAGCCATCTGAGCGGCCCCGCCGAGATCTACCGGCGGGACAGCGAAGGTAAGTCCAGTCGCCTGACAACGATCAACGATGCCCGTCTCGCGCTCGCCCGCATGGGTTCGGCCGAGCAGTTCGCGTTCCGTGGCTGGAACGACGAGAAGGTCTACGCCTATGCGTTGACTCCCGCAGACTTCGATCCCGCCAAGAAGTATCCCATCGCGTTCCTGGTTCACGGCGGCCCACAGGGATCCTTCGGTAACTCCTTCCACTACCGCTGGAATCCGCAGGCGTACGCGGGCGCCGGATACGCGGTGGTCATGGTCGATTTCCACGGATCCACTGGGTATGGGCAGGCGTTCACCGATTCGATCACGGGTGATTGGGGCGGCAAGCCGCTCGTAGATCTTCAAAAGGGTCTGGCGGCGGCGCTGACCCGCTTCCCCTGGATGGACGGCGATAATGTCTGCGCGTTGGGAGCCTCCTACGGCGGATACATGATGAACTGGATCGCCGGGAAGTGGTCCGATCGGTTCAAATGCCTCGTCAATCATGACGGCGTCTTCGACACGCGAGCGATGTACTACGAGACGGAAGAGTTGTGGTTCCCGGAGTGGGAGAACGGTGGAACCCCGTGGGAAGTGCCGCAGAACTTCGAGGAGTTCAACCCGGCCAGGTTCGTCGATAACTGGCGAACACCGATGCTGGTCATTCACGGCGCGCTTGATTATCGCGTGCCGGAGTCGCAGGGGTTGGGGGCGTTCACGGCACTCCAGCGCCGAGGCGTACCCAGCAAGTTGTTGTTCTATCCTGACGAGAATCACTGGGTCCTCCGACCGAGCAATTCCGAGCAATGGCACGAGACCGTTCTTGATTGGTTGCAGCGATGGACACGAAACGCCGAGACGCCATGA